GTGATGCTAACAGATTGCCTTCTGTAAATCTGTGCTCTTTCTGTGCTTTTGTATAATGTGTATATTGTGGGACCAATATGAACACAGCTATACGATTGTATACAGTTCCATCCTGGCACACCCACAAAGACTGGGATTTATGGATGTAGGCACTTTGTgttcatgggaaaaaaaatctgaacaaaaaaaatccccaaacaaacccaccccccaaaaatctccccaaacccaaaacaaactccCCCAACCATTAAATTACATGTATATTTGTGGAATGCTAATTTAAATGATTAACTTATAAAGTGTGTATTTATCAAAAGGGTGCGAAGATGAAACTTGTGTATTAATTAAATTGAGCTACATTCAGCAAAGTTTACTTGCACTTTTTCTGGCAAGGCTACTGAAGTTACATTGACTCTCGTAATATTTGCTACTGGCAGTGCTGACAGAATATCACTTGTAGAGACCTATTTTTGTAATGGTAGAAGTTTCGAATTTTATGGGTATTTTGTCAAAGTACTGAAATAAACATGACTTCATGCTTCTAAGTGTGTTGAGAACCGCTCCCTTATTCACATGGAACAGGTTGCTCCTGCCTGAGTTCCTCCTGCTTGTAGTGACTGCAGCTAGACTTTCAACAGTGCTGCTCTcagagagagggacagggacaggcctGGCTTCTGCAGagcctggtcacatctcacagggctgggagggaagaGCCTGTGCTCCCTCACCAGCCATGACTGATACAAACACCAGGTTTTAGAACAGTTACACTGAATTTAGACCAGGAAGGACAAGACAAAACCCTGGTTACATGGAGCACTGCTGAAGGGGGCACTGCCCACTCCAAGAGAGAATTACAAATTtactgatgaaaccttttcaaAAAGAAGTACAGAAATGAGCATGGAAAACTTCTCCAAGAGGTTTGTTTACAAATTTAATTCAAAATTCCCATGAGCCAGAGCTCATTACCATTTATCATAAGCATTCTTGAACCAAACACCATTTAGCAATCCTGCATGAGTCATTACAAACCCAGACAACATTCAGCTATTTCACCTTTTTACACACAAACATGTTATTTACAAAATTCATGTTGTTCGTATCTTCATATTGTTACTCTTACACTTGACATCAAGCTTCCAGAGATCACcactttcaattttttttagaGAATTACTTGTTTCTTTCTGAACATAAGCATTTTACAATTACTTCAAGTTAGACAGTTAAATGGCTCATTCTTGAAATGACTTACCTGTGAACACTTTGAACTCTGCCTACCACTTAGCTGCACAGTTATGTTTTCTTAAATCAGCCAAGACCATCATTCACTTGGAACAGGATTATAAATGCCAAAGGAAGGGCACCACCAAGTAGAGTCCCCTGTGGTGCCTGTTCCCAGATGGGTTTGCTGAAATTGGGTACAGAGGCAAGGTAGGCAGCCTTGCCCCTTGGTTGTCTGGGGAAAGTAATCTTCAATTACTTTTCAAAAGGAAGGAGTTCCAGTTGTAgaaattatcttttttcttcattaggAGGATCTGGCATGCACCTTAAAAGTGTTACATCAATAGAAAAGAcacttttgctttaaaaatgcaATGAGAAAATTGTAGAACAAACAATTATCCACAGCAGCAGTAAACAGTGTGGGCAAACAAAACAGATGCAAAACTACAATTGCAGAAGTTCTGCTACTGTTGCTTCCCTAACAGTAGATTCATCAGCTTCCATCTGCCACTTATCCTGTCAATTTTATTCAGAAGTCTGTTAGTTCACATGACTTTAAAAAGTAAGGTTTTAGCGCCAGAGTTTACAGTGACCGCCTCTTGTATCTGATAACAGGGTTGTTAGGTGTGTGTATCATTGTTGTGTAATTTATAGTTGGAAAATAACCATTGATGAGATCAAATTCATACAAACGAAGCAAAGTAGACCAAATAGTCTTAATTTGAACATAAGCGAAGTTTTCTCCAATGCAGCGATGACGGCCTAAAAAGAGAGCCATAAAATGCAGTTAGAATATTTCATTGGATCGCCTTTGGCAATCAGAAAACTTCAGAAGTTTTATGCAGACAGTAGTTGCCCCTTTCTCAACAATCTGGGGCTCTGATGTTTCACATATCCCATTCTATAATTCCACCCAAGTCTTATTTTTCCAAGTTGTCACTGCATAAAGCAGATGAGTAAGGTGGAATGAGATTGTGCTGTTCTGTCCCCACTAGGCAGCATTAATTTATGTATCAGGAAAGAAGCATTTGCAACACAGAAATGAGATCAGCTTTAACTCCATCACAGCATATTTGCAAACTGTTCTGAAAGTTGGGACTATGCAGACTTTTTCTCTGCCTTCAACTAAACTTGTGTTACCAGGTTTGTCCTTGACTTGAAAAGATGTGAGTCAAGCATCACTCATGCTAACCTGAAGGTGTTTTGATAACTGCTGTGAGAGATATATACAGCTATGACTAATGCAGAACtattcacttttttcttttaatagcaCCTTCAGAGTAAGAAAACTTTCAGGCAAAAACAGGAACAAAATCAAATCTATCCTCAgatgctgcagtgtggagagGTGCTGTAGGAGATAGTTGGAGTGAGCCACCTCAGCACAACCTCACACAAGGTGCTGCATTCTCTTACTCACCAGCACCAAATGGAATGTATGTAAActtctctccagctgctgggttATCTTGGAGGTATCTGTCAGGCTTGAAGTCCAGAGCATCATTCCAGGAGTCTCTGAGTCTGTGATTAACAGTGGGAGATACACACACTTGATGGCCAGGGGGAATATTGTATCCAGCAATAGTCTACAAGAGAAGAGACAAGACCCCACATGACAAAATGtctccattttcctttttaaaatgttacctGAAGTGTTATATCATGACGCTTTAAATTTCAAGAGTTTTTGGCCAAGTGCATTTAAAATTACTGCAACCCAACACTTCCTCTCATACTTGAACAGGACACAGTGCTCAAGGAGTTGCAGGAACCTTCCAGCTGTTTTAGTAAGGCTGACAGTTCTACAGGaggttcttttaaaaaaaaaaggaaagaatgaaattaaaatttattgaAAGCCTTTGACATTGAAGGGACatggttaaaaaaaatttgaatttttgacATGGTACCGTACTTGTACAAACAGCAAGTTTTCTTTCAGATTTACCTAGTTTGTATTAAAAGCAAGCCAAATTTTTCTATTACACCAATTAAAAGTACCTGGCAAACAAGAAAATGGTGGCACCAAACTAAGCTCAAATAAGACTGGTAACTACAAAGCTACTGGTTTTGCTGAAAGAAAATAGCACATGGCTGTTGCtggatcccagagctgctcttctCCAGGTGGAACAATCCCTGTTCCCTCAGCCTCTCACcaccagtgctgcagccccctCTCAGCCAGGTGGCCCCTCTGCTTGTTTCACTTCATCAGTCTTTTGcttgctgggggctgcaggggtcTGAAACTGGACACAATTCCACAAGAAGGTAAAAAAATACCAAGTTCAAGGTATTAATGCTTTCCTAACTCGACATTGGCTATGCTACCGCTGCCATCAGCTTTCCTCCCTGCCAACAAACACAGCTCACTTCTGTTTCCTTCTGCCAGCTGAGACctagcctgtgctgctgcagtgaaATTAGCTCCAAAGTGTCCTCACCTGAGGAGTTCTGGCCATTCTCATCATGGTCATTATAGGAGGTCTAAGCCTTAAAGTTTCTTTTAGACAGCGATCCAACAAACTGAGATCCTTGAGCtaaaaatagagagaaaatGATGTAGCAAAATTTAGCCAAGTTTATTCAACACAAACAAAATACTATTTTATAccatttaaaaacataaaatagTGAAGAGTAAGTAGTTTATATTTACATGTACTTCATTAGCTACACTgattatttcttttccatttgattcaattaagaaggaaaaaactgaCCAGTGCAATCAAATACAACTACTGTCTTAGTGATTTGTCTCTTAAGTATTTTCTGTTGCCTAATTAAAGAACAAGGTCACACTGCATTGCTTTCCTCAGTGAAAACATGAGGATCTTCTACAGAGCTGTCATTTATTAAACAAACATAGGAATGACAATTTCCCTAATGAACACTGATTAAAAAAACAGTATCAAGCTGACAATTTATCTGGacaggaagagagaagaggaaatGTACTGGCAAACAGCATTATCAGAGAATGACTGTGCCAATTATTATTTTAACACAAAAGCATGTGACTGTATTTCAGGTCCAGtgagcttttaattttttttaaataagcatCTGAAAGTATGAAAATATCCCTCAGGACTTATGTAACATACAGACCTGATCATAAGTCAAGGGTGGCAAGTCCTCCCCACACACTGCTTTCTGCTCTGCATagcactgctcctgcagggctttGTCCCTGGCGAGGAAGAAGCCGAGCCAGGCGCTGGTGGTGGAGGAGGtgtgctgccctgccagcagcagcccgatcAGCATCCCCGCGATTTCATCGTCCGTTAGCGCGCGCCCGTCCCTGCACAGAAGGAACCATGCTGCAGCTTCATCTGTCACACTTCACTATTGAGCATTGCTATCTACACAGCAGCAGTTACAATTTCTTCTAACGTACTCCTTACTCCTACTCTTTTATTGCCTACCCTAAACAAAGAGGAGAAAGATCTAAGGGGAATGAGAAGGGAGAACAGAGGGAGAGAGATTCTTCAGGAGCCTTGAGGAAAATCATTCCTcaacagccagcaaagagaaaGGAAGCGACCTCAGTCACCACCTCATGACCATCAATGAAAATCTCAGAAATCTGAATAACCATTGACAACTGAAGTTTTAAACCTGTTTTTAAGAGTACAACTAGGACAAATTGCATGCAACAAAACCAATTCAGAACATGTGGGAGTGTTTCTTGGGTTGTGGTAGACAGTTCCAACTAAAGAGCTCAAAGTAAATCTTCAAATAAGTCTTTAAACTCTTGGCTTACTTGTATGAAGCATCAAGTAGAGTTTGGAGCATGTCATCCTCCTTTTTCTCAGACTTTCGACGTTTCTGGATAACCTTGtagaaaatattctttatttctctgtgtGCTCGATCTCGATGTCTGCGATTCAAAACACTTCCATTAGCAATTTTACACAACGTAACACAAAATGCTTATGAGCATTTATTGGGATGTCTAGAATAGCTTACAAAGAAGTGGTGGGGATGGGAGGCAATCCAAACAATGATGTTTAGATAAAATGCTTAAGTTGCTTGCTCTGTCAGTGCTGGTACCTGAAGCTCGGCAGAGGcagccagcctggcagcagccaggcagcatGAGTGAAACCCCCATCCAGGTCAGCGTACAGCTGAGCCACCTTCTCGTCCAGCAAGCCTCGGATCTCCTTCCCATGTAAGCAATGGCTTGCTGTCAAAATGATCAGTTCTGAAAGGGCTTCAAACAGGTCTGAGGAAAggtttgaaaaatatt
This genomic window from Zonotrichia albicollis isolate bZonAlb1 chromosome 1, bZonAlb1.hap1, whole genome shotgun sequence contains:
- the CYP51A1 gene encoding lanosterol 14-alpha demethylase — encoded protein: MGRDQPSAGAAARARASPAHRAALPCPAEPRPMAAGAEKMLNLMEVGGSLLERVAVGNPLSLVLAASAFALSLGYLFQLGYRRHLGSEQKNYPPFISSGIPFLGHAIAFGKSPIEFLENAYDKYGPVFSFTMVGKTFTYLLGSDAAALLFNSKNEDLNAEDVYSRLTTPVFGRGVAYDVPNAVFLEQKKMLKTGLNIAQFRQHVSVIEEETKEYFKAWGECGEKNLFEALSELIILTASHCLHGKEIRGLLDEKVAQLYADLDGGFTHAAWLLPGWLPLPSFRHRDRAHREIKNIFYKVIQKRRKSEKKEDDMLQTLLDASYKDGRALTDDEIAGMLIGLLLAGQHTSSTTSAWLGFFLARDKALQEQCYAEQKAVCGEDLPPLTYDQLKDLSLLDRCLKETLRLRPPIMTMMRMARTPQTIAGYNIPPGHQVCVSPTVNHRLRDSWNDALDFKPDRYLQDNPAAGEKFTYIPFGAGRHRCIGENFAYVQIKTIWSTLLRLYEFDLINGYFPTINYTTMIHTPNNPVIRYKRRSL